One segment of Trachemys scripta elegans isolate TJP31775 chromosome 1, CAS_Tse_1.0, whole genome shotgun sequence DNA contains the following:
- the LOC117870858 gene encoding killer cell lectin-like receptor subfamily G member 1: MRKKEAIYTNTKCLTPPKQHLNQRPENAEIKDSPAPAPPWKIIAVILGIFCLILLGISVALAIKHHSCPGCPDQWVRYRDSCYYFSNMKKDWNSSRNFCSAQDSGLLVISDTKEKNLFLGIHTEEHWIGLTNLNGSGWAWEDGSTFSDIKVTSNSPVQHCGVLVTGALHASSCAVPFPCICEKSSK, from the exons ATGAGAAAGAAAGAGGCGATCTACACGAATACAAAATGTCTCACTCCTCCTAAGCAGCACTTGAATCAAAGACCTGAAAATGCAGAAATCAAAG attcccctgctccagctcctccctGGAAGATCATTGCAGTGATTCTGGGGATCTTCTGCCTGATATTGTTAGGAATCTCAGTGGCCTTGGCTATCAAGC ATCATTCCTGTCCGGGATGCCCTGACCAGTGGGTACGATATAGAGACAGCTGTTACTACTTCTCCAACATGAAGAAAGATTGGAATTCTAGCAGGAATTTCTGCTCTGCCCAAGACTCAGGGCTCTTGGTAATCAGTGACACCAAGGAAAAG AACCTGTTCCTGGGGATCCATACAGAAGAACACTGGATTGGATTGACAAATCTCAATGGCTCTGGCTGGGCCTGGGAAGATGGCTCAACATTCAGCGATATAAA GGTCACCTCTAACAGCCCTGTGCAGCACTGTGGTGTCCTGGTGACGGGGGCCCTCCATGCCTCCAGCTGTGCAGTTCCTTTCCCATGCATCTGTGAGAAATCCTCCAAGTAA